One segment of Fusarium oxysporum f. sp. lycopersici 4287 chromosome 7, whole genome shotgun sequence DNA contains the following:
- a CDS encoding minichromosome maintenance protein 2, with amino-acid sequence MSSPLHPSSARPNRKRSRTGGSDGPSPAGFGSSPMPSSPPAEFNMAHGVEDDDDIEEEAQIQDDIDELDEMAEDDVDLFREGYEADYQERENDMYEGIGIDDEGDYDEMNLADRRRLEAQLNRRDQAVRREIPNIYLDGDEDDGDIDLTAQPRRRRHHYDEDPDDLMDTDIMAEELSLEALADVKASNLTEWVSQPSVQRTIRREFKAFLTSYTDSSGSSVYGNRIRTLGEINAESLEVSYEHLSESKAILAYFLANAPQEMIKLFDEVAMDVVLLHYPDYERIHAEIHVRIFDLPVHYTLRQLRQSHLNCLVRVSGVVTRRSGVFPQLKYVKFDCSKCGVTLGPFQQESNVEVKITFCQSCQSRGPFTLNSEKTVYRNYQKLTLQESPGTVPAGRLPRSREVILLWDLIDKAKPGEEIEVTGIYRNNYDAQLNNRNGFPVFATILEANNVVKSHDQLAGFRMTEEDEHTIRKLSRDPNIVDKIINSIAPSIYGHTDIKTAVALSLFGGVAKVTKGAHHLRGDINVLLLGDPGTAKSQVLKYAEKTAHRAVFATGQGASAVGLTASVRRDPLTSEWTLEGGALVLADRGTCLIDEFDKMNDQDRTSIHEAMEQQTISISKAGIVTTLQARCGVIAAANPIGGRYNSTAPFSANVELTEPILSRFDILCVVRDTVEPEEDERLARFIVGSHSRSHPLSQAEQDSMEVEHDTQAETQATNGGRKAEGEIPQELLRKYILYAREHCSPKLYHVDEDKIARLFADMRRESLATGAYPITVRHLEAIIRISEAFCRMRLSEYCSSQDIDRAIAVTVDSFVGSQKVSCKKALARAFAKYTLARPGTQKKAGGNSQARRQTAVVG; translated from the exons ATGAG TTCCCCGCTACACCCTTCTTCGGCTCGTCCGAATAGAAAGCGATCGCGAACAGGAGGAAGCGATGGCCCTTCACCAGCAGGCTTCGGCTCAAGCCCTATGCCTTCTTCACCCCCTGCCGAGTTCAACATGGCACATGGCgttgaggatgacgatgacatCGAGGAAGAGGCCCAGATCCAAGACGATATCGACGAGCTCGACGAAATGGCAGAAGATGACGTTGATCTGTTCCGTGAAGGCTACGAGGCCGATTACCAAGAACGGGAGAATGACATGTACGAGGGCATTGGCATTGACGATGAGGGGGATTATGACGAGATGAACCTCGCCGACCGACGTCGGCTAGAAGCTCAGCTCAACCGAAGAGATCAGGCAGTCAGACGGGAAATCCCTAATATTTACCtcgatggagatgaagatgatggcgataTTGATCTCACAGCTCAGCCCCGACGTCGCCGTCACCATTACGACGAAGATCCCGACGACCTCATGGACACCGATATCATGGCCGAGGAACTCTCGCTGGAAGCACTTGCTGATGTCAAGGCTTCCAACCTCACCGAGTGGGTGTCGCAACCCTCAGTTCAGCGAACCATCAGACGCGAGTTCAAGGCTTTCCTCACATCCTACACCGATAGCTCTGGCTCATCCGTATACGGCAACCGAATCCGAACACTCGGTGAGATCAACGCCGAGTCTCTTGAGGTCTCATACGAACACCTCTCTGAAAGCAAGGCCATTCTGGCTTACTTCTTGGCCAATGCGCCTCAAGAGATGATCAAGTTGTTCGACGAGGTTGCCATGGACGTTGTTCTGCTTCACTACCCGGATTACGAGCGCATTCACGCCGAGATTCACGTTCGTATCTTTGATCTGCCTGTGCACTACACACTACGACAACTCCGCCAGTCTCATCTCAACTGTCTTGTTCGAGTCAGCGGTGTCGTTACCCGACGATCGGGTGTCTTCCCTCAGCTCAAGTACGTCAAGTTCGACTGTAGCAAGTGCGGCGTGACTCTTGGACCTTTCCAGCAAGAGTCAAATGTCGAAGTCAAGATCACATTCTGTCAGAGCTGCCAGTCGCGAGGTCCCTTCACTCTCAACTCGGAGAAGACCGTCTACCGAAACTATCAGAAACTCACTCTCCAGGAATCTCCTGGAACAGTACCTGCCGGTCGATTGCCACGATCGCGCGAGGTTATCCTTCTCTGGGATCTCATTGACAAGGCGAAGCCCGGCGAGGAGATTGAAGTGACTGGAATCTACCGCAACAACTATGATGCTCAGCTCAACAACCGCAATGGCTTCCCTGTGTTTGCTACCATCCTTGAAGCAAACAACGTTGTCAAGTCTCATGACCAGCTGGCTGGTTTCCGAATgactgaggaggatgagcaCACAATCCGCAAGTTGTCTCGCGACCCCAACATCGtggacaagatcatcaactCAATAGCACCTAGTATCTATGGACATACTGACATCAAGACCGCCGTGGCTCTGTCGCTTTTCGGCGGTGTTGCCAAAGTAACCAAGGGTGCTCATCACCTTCGAGGTGATATCAATGTGCTCCTCCTCGGTGATCCTGGTACTGCCAAGTCCCAGGTCCTCAAGTATGCCGAGAAGACAGCCCACCGAGCTGTGTTTGCTACAGGTCAAGGTGCCAGTGCTGTCGGTTTGACGGCCAGTGTCCGAAGAGATCCTCTCACCAGTGAATGGACGTTGGAAGGTGGTGCTCTGGTGTTGGCTGATCGTGGAACCTGCCTCATTGACGAGTTCGACAAGATGAACGACCAAGATCGAACATCTATCCACGAAGCCATGGAACAGCAGACCATCTCTATCTCCAAGGCCGGTATTGTCACCACCCTACAAGCTCGATGCGGTGTCATTGCTGCTGCCAATCCCATCGGTGGGCGATACAACTCCACCGCTCCTTTCTCTGCCAATGTCGAGTTGACAGAGCCTATCTTGTCCCGTTTTGATATCCTGTGTGTAGTACGAGACACAGTTGAACCCGAAGAGGATGAGCGTCTGGCCCGATTCATCGTCGGATCACATAGCCGAAGTCATCCTCTCAGCCAGGCTGAGCAGGACTCAATGGAGGTTGAACATGATACACAAGCTGAGACACAAGCCACGAATGGTGGTCGCAAGGCTGAGGGTGAGATCCCTCAAGAGCTACTAAGGAAGTATATCCTCTATGCTCGGGAGCACTGCTCACCGAAGCTCTATCACGTCGATGAGGACAAGATTGCACGACTCTTTGCCGACATGCGACGAGAGTCTCTTGCCACTGGTGCCTACCCCATCACA GTGCGACAtcttgaagccatcatcCGCATCAGCGAAGCTTTCTGCCGCATGCGCCTCTCAGAATACTGCTCATCACAAGACATCGACCGCGCCATCGCCGTCACAGTGGACAGCTTCGTGGGCAGCCAGAAAGTTAGTTGCAAGAAGGCTCTCGCGAGGGCGTTCGCCAAGTACACGCTCGCACGACCTGGTACTCAGAAGAAGGCCGGCGGTAACAGCCAAGCGAGACGGCAgactgctgttgttggttaA
- a CDS encoding hypothetical protein (At least one base has a quality score < 10) — protein MLFKQLLAFGALANGLATRQEKPIWLTLPPTPDLPAPITHRTTPINNVSLWMQEYNKKADAIPIVMDHGGLGYSAYFGSVISRLIKDGYYVIAVDRRGHGRSTFNKNDVFTYEGFAQDTNDLLKSHEPIKKAFIFGGSANPEQTNATFSSTDIFSEFVSRCRTEYGELQPHANFTLFGTKVATMEATLPQFTDGQLGSIDGPRVIIVGAEHEEAVNRDVPEKLHKAIKGSHIEILTGVSHFAPLQDPDQFTKAVEEWFEAPIP, from the exons ATGTTGTTCAAACAATTGCTCGCTTTCGGAGCTCTCGCCAACGGTCTGGCTACCCGTCAGGAGAAGCCAATCTGGCTGACACTCCCACCCACGCCAGACCTGCCAGCACCTATCACCCACAGAACAACTCCCATCAACAATGTTTCTCTCTGGATGCAAGAGTACAACAAGAAAGCAGATGCTATCCCTATTGTTATGGATCATGGCGGTCTAGGTTACTCTGCATACTTTGGATCCGTCATCTCTCGTCTTATCAAAGATGGATACTATGTCATCGCTGTTGATCGTCGCGGCCACGGTCGTTCAACTTTCAACAAGAACGATGTCTTCACTTATGAGGGATTTGCTCAAGATACGAATGATCTGCTGAAGAGCCATG AGCCTATCAAGAAAGCCTTTATCTTTGGAGGATCAGCCAACCCCGAGCAGACCAACGCCACATTCTCAAGCACAGATATCTTCTCAGAGTTTGTCTCTCGCTGCCGTACTGAGTACGGTGAACTGCAGCCTCACGCCAACTTCACCCTCTTCGGCACCAAAGTTGCCACTATGGAGGCTACACTTCCCCAGTTCACGGATGGGCAGCTTGGATCTATCGATGGACCGAGGGTTATTATTGTTGGGGCTGAGCATGAGGAGGCTGTGAACAGGGATGTACCGGAGAAGTTGCACAAGGCTATCAAAGGTAGTCACATCGAGATTTTGACTGGAGTGAGTCACTTTGCGCCGCTTCAGGATCCTGATCAGTTCAcaaaggctgttgaggagtGGTTTGAAGCACCAATCCCTTGA